A genomic stretch from Limanda limanda chromosome 11, fLimLim1.1, whole genome shotgun sequence includes:
- the LOC133014118 gene encoding serine/threonine-protein kinase/endoribonuclease IRE1-like codes for MAGLPEMTPRIPPTSTHPVIQCVLQDDLKGLQTLLKDNDIDGLYPCTEMGCLTPLAAAVVYDKMDIAIYLLKEKGDLKTGKHDWDSNSKRWKDKFERLVHCLNTYDSKVIRIGSVAYIDDVDFRIAEGSDGTEVFVGLREDGCEIAVKRMHKSNFQVLKKEQLLRRIPKLHHRCVVKCVDSAEDKDFGYLFLQLCEYTLEEHIRGNDGSLCPEDLVCDVLHSLRALHCEEPRILHRHLTPQNVLIDVEGRARLAGFGMSRLLPKDQTTYQSHRTETDCWMATECLKEDDDIQYTTSTDVQVAGMMTYFILSGGHHPFGEESSMLTSNIREGEYTLDHVKDAVAKDLIKRMLEKEPQTRPTVEECLNHPFFWTSTKKVEYLRKVANKKEVASRQSINKELLSILDEYAEGVSYTKWKNEFSPKLVRRMEKWIKEPYPDNVMGLLRFMRNVFENCHDEEANVDLLSLFPHLFGCVYQFTIRQGWNLEHPLKTMFIPDEEQRYY; via the exons ATGGCTGGTCTACCAGAGATGACACCGAGAATCCCTCCAACCTCTACACATCCTGTTATACAGTGTGTACTTCAAGATGACCTCAAGGGTCTCCAAACATTACTGAAGGACAACGACATCGATGGACTCTACCCCTGCACCGAGATGGGTTGTTTAACCCCACTGGCGGCAGCTGTTGTCTATGACAAGATGGATATTGCCATATACCTCCTGAAGGAGAAGGGCGATCTAAAGACAGGAAAGCACGACTGGGATTCCAACAGCAAAAGGTGGAAGGACAAATTTGAGCGACTGGTACACTGCTTAAATACTTATGACAGTAAAGTCATCAGGATCGGAAGCGTTGCCTACATCGATGATGTTGACTTTCGCATAGCAGAAGGGAGCGATGGCACGGAAGTCTTCGTGGGGCTGAGAGAGGATGGCTGTGAAATTGCTGTCAAGAGAATGCATAAAAGCAACTTCCAAGTGCTAAAGAAGGAGCAATTACTTCGGCGAATTCCCAAGCTCCACCATCGCTGTGTTGTGAAATGTGTGGACTCAGCAGAGGATAAAGACTTTGGATATCTTTTTCTTCAACTGTGTGAATACACCTTGGAGGAACACATCAGAGGCAATGATGGCAGTCTGTGTCCAGAGGATCTTGTCTGtgacgtcctccacagtctgAGGGCACTGCATTGTGAAGAGCCGCGAATTCTCCATCGACATCTCAcaccacaaaatgttttgatcG ATGTGGAAGGAAGGGCAAGGTTAGCTGGGTTTGGCATGAGCAGACTTTTGCCAAAAGACCAAACCACCTACCAGTCACACAGGACAGAAACAGATTGCTGGATGGCCACCGAGTGTTTAAAAGAAGATGATGATATTCAATACACCACGAGCACAGATGTACAG GTGGCAGGAATGATGACTTATTTCATCCTGTCCGGTGGACACCATCCTTTTGGTGAGGAAAGCTCGATGCTTACCTCAAACATTCGAGAGGGGGAGTACACCTTGGACCACGTTAAAGATGCCGTAGCAAAGGATCTGATCAAGAGGATGCTTGAAAAAGAACCACAGACAAGACCCACTGTCGAAGAATGCTTGAACCATCCCTTCTTCTGGACCAGCACCAA gaAGGTAGAATACTTGAGGAAGGTTGCAAACAAGAAGGAGGTGGCAAGCCGACAAAGCATTAACAAGGAGTTGCTTTCGATTCTGGATGAGTATGCTGAGGGTGTTTCCTACACAAAGTGGAAAAATGAG TTTTCACCCAAGTTGGTACGGAGGATGGAAAAATGGATAAAGGAACCATACCCAGACAACGTCATGGGATTACTCCGCTTCATGCGAAACGTATTTGAGAACTG TCACGATGAAGAAGCCAACGTTGATCTGCTGT